The following proteins are encoded in a genomic region of Verrucomicrobiia bacterium:
- a CDS encoding dicarboxylate/amino acid:cation symporter, whose amino-acid sequence MNPASHRLGTFILAALAGGLLAGAAAAWYGETHPAWLAQTQRFATAVLDPLGRIFLHLLFWAVVPLVFSTLAQGVLQLGNQGGLGGLSWRVALLFAANMAVGVALGLMAMNWLVPGTALPAETRQQLLREFGPTASATLETVAAQPLTSFRAVVDLLLPRNLLKAIVEFQLLPLMVLALLLGAAGTRLPEASRARLHQGLELVSTLMLQLVRWAMYLAPLAVPAIIFSTVVKAGLPVLSALIGFVLVCLGVMTLHLFGFLALWLKWLAGRSPWAFFKAIRTVLITAFSTSSSSATLPASLAASRESLGISAPVAGFVLPLGATLNMSGTALYEGCVVLFVAQVYGVPLSLGMQGLLLVMTVLSAVAVAGIPGGSLPLIAGLLLTFGVPPEGLALVLGADRLLDMARTTLNVAADLVTAAVVDKYWRRRLASPPSSSSF is encoded by the coding sequence GTGAACCCGGCTTCACATCGCCTGGGCACCTTCATCCTGGCCGCACTGGCCGGAGGGCTGCTGGCAGGCGCGGCGGCGGCGTGGTACGGGGAAACTCATCCCGCCTGGCTGGCGCAAACCCAGCGTTTTGCCACCGCCGTGCTGGATCCCCTGGGCCGGATTTTCCTGCACCTGCTTTTCTGGGCCGTGGTGCCGCTGGTTTTTTCCACGCTGGCCCAGGGAGTGCTCCAGCTCGGCAACCAGGGCGGGCTGGGAGGTTTGAGCTGGCGGGTGGCCCTGCTCTTTGCCGCCAACATGGCCGTGGGGGTGGCCCTGGGATTGATGGCGATGAACTGGCTCGTCCCCGGCACCGCTTTGCCCGCCGAAACCCGCCAACAACTGTTGCGGGAATTTGGCCCGACAGCCTCCGCCACGCTCGAAACAGTGGCGGCCCAACCCCTCACCAGTTTCCGCGCCGTGGTGGACCTGCTCCTGCCCCGCAACCTGCTCAAGGCGATTGTGGAATTTCAACTGTTGCCGCTCATGGTGCTGGCGCTGCTGCTCGGCGCTGCCGGCACGCGCCTGCCCGAGGCCAGCCGCGCCCGGCTGCATCAGGGACTGGAGCTGGTCAGCACGCTGATGTTGCAACTGGTGCGCTGGGCCATGTATCTGGCCCCCCTGGCCGTGCCGGCCATAATCTTTAGCACCGTGGTCAAAGCCGGGCTGCCCGTCTTGAGTGCCCTGATTGGCTTTGTGCTCGTATGCCTGGGGGTCATGACCTTGCACCTCTTTGGCTTCCTGGCGCTCTGGCTCAAATGGCTGGCCGGGCGATCACCCTGGGCCTTTTTCAAGGCCATTCGCACCGTCCTCATCACCGCCTTTTCCACCAGTTCAAGCAGCGCCACCCTCCCGGCCAGCCTGGCGGCCAGCCGTGAGTCCCTTGGCATTTCGGCGCCGGTGGCGGGCTTTGTCCTGCCGCTGGGAGCCACGTTGAACATGAGCGGCACGGCGTTGTATGAGGGATGCGTGGTGCTGTTTGTGGCGCAGGTCTATGGGGTGCCCTTGTCCCTGGGCATGCAAGGGCTGCTGCTGGTGATGACCGTCTTGAGCGCCGTGGCCGTGGCCGGCATCCCCGGGGGGTCATTGCCCTTGATTGCGGGTCTGCTGCTGACCTTTGGTGTGCCGCCGGAAGGGCTGGCGCTGGTGTTGGGGGCCGACCGCCTGCTGGACATGGCCCGCACCACTCTTAATGTGGCGGCGGACCTGGTGACGGCGGCCGTGGTGGACAAATACTGGCGGCGCCGGCTTGCTTCCCCGCCCTCCAGCTCAAGTTTTTAG
- a CDS encoding glycosyltransferase family 4 protein, with translation MGTRPLKIVQITPGAGGMYCGNCFRDNALVAEWRRQGHQALMVPLYLPLKLDEEDQSSGTPIFFGGINVYLEQKFPWLQNMPRWLRRGLASPALLRWAAGRAAKTRASEAGDLTVSMLRGEEGHQKAELEELVEWLAGQGQPDVICLSNALLLGLAPRLKRDLRARLVCQLTGEDGFLDGLPEPHRAEAWRLVQERARVVDVFVSPSRWFAGIMAGRLQLPPERIQVVPLGLNLAGYPAAPAGQFSPPVIGFFARMCREKGLPVLVDAFLHLRQRGRVPAARLKMGGGCGPSDEPVVEEQKRKLAAAGLAEAVEFHPNVSREEKIAFFNGLTLFSVPVQYNQSFGMFLLEAMAAGVPVVQPATAAFPEIVQATGGGVVTAPHAEALAEGMESLLLNQEQWSQFARAAHRSVHTQYAMPHIAQRFIDTVMQAPTA, from the coding sequence GTGGGAACACGGCCATTGAAAATTGTGCAGATTACGCCCGGGGCGGGCGGCATGTATTGTGGCAACTGTTTCCGGGACAACGCCCTGGTGGCGGAGTGGCGGCGGCAGGGGCACCAGGCGCTGATGGTGCCGTTGTACCTGCCTTTGAAACTGGATGAGGAGGATCAAAGTTCCGGCACCCCCATTTTTTTTGGCGGCATCAACGTGTATTTGGAGCAAAAGTTCCCCTGGCTCCAGAACATGCCGCGCTGGTTGCGGCGCGGCCTGGCCTCGCCCGCCTTGCTGCGCTGGGCCGCCGGCCGCGCGGCCAAAACGCGCGCCAGTGAGGCGGGGGATTTGACCGTGTCCATGTTGCGCGGTGAGGAGGGGCATCAGAAGGCCGAACTGGAGGAGCTGGTGGAGTGGCTGGCCGGACAGGGCCAGCCGGACGTGATCTGCCTGTCGAATGCCCTCCTCCTGGGGCTGGCGCCGCGCCTGAAACGGGACTTGCGCGCCCGGCTCGTCTGTCAGTTGACCGGTGAGGACGGCTTTTTGGACGGTCTGCCGGAGCCGCATCGCGCCGAAGCCTGGCGACTCGTGCAGGAACGGGCGCGCGTGGTGGACGTATTCGTCTCACCCTCGCGCTGGTTTGCCGGGATCATGGCCGGGCGGCTGCAGTTGCCGCCGGAGCGCATCCAAGTGGTGCCCCTGGGCCTCAATCTGGCGGGTTATCCGGCGGCCCCGGCCGGGCAATTTTCGCCGCCGGTCATCGGTTTTTTCGCGCGGATGTGCCGCGAAAAAGGGCTGCCGGTGCTGGTGGATGCCTTCTTGCATCTGCGCCAGCGTGGGCGGGTGCCGGCGGCGCGGTTGAAGATGGGCGGTGGTTGCGGCCCTTCAGATGAGCCGGTGGTCGAGGAACAAAAACGGAAACTGGCGGCCGCCGGCCTGGCGGAGGCGGTGGAGTTTCATCCCAACGTGAGCCGGGAGGAGAAAATCGCCTTTTTCAACGGGCTGACCCTTTTTAGTGTGCCGGTGCAGTACAACCAGTCTTTCGGGATGTTCTTGTTGGAGGCCATGGCGGCCGGCGTGCCGGTGGTGCAGCCGGCTACAGCGGCTTTTCCGGAGATTGTGCAGGCCACCGGCGGCGGTGTGGTAACCGCCCCCCACGCAGAGGCACTGGCCGAAGGCATGGAGAGCCTGTTGTTGAATCAGGAGCAATGGAGCCAGTTTGCCCGGGCGGCCCATCGGAGCGTGCACACCCAATACGCCATGCCGCACATCGCCCAAAGATTTATAGATACGGTAATGCAGGCGCCGACGGCTTGA
- a CDS encoding 4Fe-4S dicluster domain-containing protein, which yields MSLVEKVRQAGVVGAGGGGFPTHVKLAARADTVIANGAECEPLLHKDAVVMEEWAAELREGMLLAMEAVGAKTGVIGIKAKKKKAIEAVTRAIAGTSLRLELLGDYYPSGDEYDLVYTVTGRLIPPQGIPLNVGVVVNNVETFVNVARAARGQPVTHKMVTIAGAVREPCTLLVPVGVSWRECLEAAGGATTGEPVLCIGGLMMGQTTLDLDTPVTKTATGVVVLPREHHIIQRKLNPQPRMAQIGKSACDQCRYCTEFCPRYLLGYAVEPHQVMRSLAFTSTGAEYWNQWAALCCSCGLCTLYACPEELYPKEACDDAKAAMRRANQKWSGKMEVQVHPLREGRRVPIQALTRKLHVQDYDMPAPLREWAGRPRELRLLLKQHAGAPAQPQVKVGELVKAGQVVAAPPAHALGAVVHAPLAGRVTAVNSESLTLAVA from the coding sequence ATGAGCCTTGTTGAAAAAGTCCGGCAGGCTGGCGTGGTGGGCGCAGGCGGCGGCGGCTTTCCCACCCATGTCAAACTGGCCGCCCGGGCCGATACCGTGATTGCCAACGGCGCCGAGTGCGAGCCGTTGTTGCACAAGGATGCCGTGGTGATGGAGGAATGGGCGGCGGAGCTGCGCGAGGGGATGTTGCTGGCCATGGAGGCGGTGGGGGCGAAGACCGGGGTCATCGGCATCAAGGCCAAGAAAAAGAAAGCCATTGAAGCCGTCACCCGGGCCATCGCCGGCACCTCCCTGCGGCTGGAATTGCTGGGTGATTATTACCCCTCCGGCGATGAGTATGATTTGGTGTACACGGTGACGGGGCGGCTCATACCGCCGCAGGGGATTCCGTTGAATGTGGGGGTGGTGGTCAACAATGTGGAGACCTTTGTCAATGTGGCCCGGGCCGCCCGCGGGCAGCCGGTCACGCACAAGATGGTGACCATTGCGGGGGCGGTGCGTGAGCCGTGCACCCTGCTGGTGCCGGTGGGGGTCTCGTGGCGCGAGTGTCTGGAGGCCGCCGGCGGGGCAACTACGGGCGAGCCGGTGCTCTGCATTGGCGGGTTGATGATGGGCCAGACCACCCTGGATTTGGACACGCCGGTGACCAAGACCGCCACCGGCGTGGTGGTGCTGCCCCGCGAGCATCATATCATTCAACGCAAACTGAATCCCCAGCCGCGCATGGCGCAGATTGGCAAGTCGGCCTGCGATCAATGCCGGTATTGCACGGAGTTCTGCCCGCGCTATCTGCTGGGTTACGCCGTGGAGCCGCATCAGGTGATGCGCAGCCTGGCCTTCACGTCCACCGGCGCGGAGTATTGGAATCAATGGGCGGCGTTATGCTGCTCGTGCGGACTGTGCACGCTGTATGCCTGCCCGGAGGAGCTTTATCCCAAAGAGGCCTGCGACGATGCCAAGGCGGCCATGCGCCGCGCCAACCAGAAATGGAGCGGCAAGATGGAGGTGCAGGTGCATCCCCTGCGGGAGGGGCGGCGGGTGCCCATTCAAGCGCTGACGCGCAAACTGCACGTGCAGGACTATGATATGCCCGCGCCGCTGCGCGAGTGGGCGGGACGGCCGCGGGAACTGCGGCTGCTGCTTAAACAACACGCTGGCGCGCCCGCCCAGCCGCAGGTCAAGGTGGGCGAGCTCGTCAAAGCCGGTCAGGTGGTCGCGGCCCCGCCGGCCCATGCGCTGGGAGCCGTGGTGCACGCCCCGCTGGCGGGGCGGGTGACGGCGGTGAACTCGGAAAGCCTGACTCTGGCGGTGGCATGA
- the ispD gene encoding 2-C-methyl-D-erythritol 4-phosphate cytidylyltransferase, producing MNAAIIVAAGSGTRMGAGVDKLFLPLAGQPVVLHAWRQLDASPCVQQIILVVREGQQSRFSALAQDTRLAKPFKVVAGGAERQDSVTNGLAALDPAVEWVAIHDGARPCVSPELIEATFKAAMQHGAAVAAQKVTDTLKEADAAGLIRRTVDRTHLWAVQTPQTFRVDIIRRALAAARQQGLNLTDDTAACELIGQPVVLVPSPAPNPKITYPVDLLYAERLLR from the coding sequence ATGAATGCCGCCATCATTGTGGCTGCCGGCTCCGGCACCCGCATGGGCGCGGGGGTGGACAAGTTGTTTCTGCCGCTGGCCGGCCAGCCGGTGGTGCTGCATGCGTGGCGGCAGTTGGATGCCTCGCCCTGCGTGCAGCAAATAATCCTGGTGGTGCGCGAGGGGCAGCAATCGCGCTTCTCCGCGCTGGCTCAAGACACCCGCCTTGCCAAACCGTTCAAGGTGGTGGCCGGCGGGGCCGAGCGGCAGGACTCGGTGACCAACGGCCTGGCCGCCCTGGATCCGGCCGTCGAATGGGTGGCCATCCATGATGGGGCGCGCCCCTGTGTCAGCCCGGAGTTGATTGAGGCGACTTTCAAGGCCGCCATGCAACATGGCGCCGCTGTGGCCGCGCAAAAAGTCACGGACACCCTCAAGGAGGCCGATGCCGCGGGGTTGATTCGGCGCACGGTGGATCGCACCCATCTCTGGGCGGTGCAAACGCCGCAGACCTTCCGCGTGGACATCATCCGGCGGGCCCTGGCCGCTGCCCGTCAGCAGGGGCTGAACCTGACTGATGACACCGCCGCCTGCGAGCTGATTGGCCAGCCGGTGGTGTTGGTGCCCAGTCCGGCGCCGAATCCCAAGATTACCTATCCGGTGGACCTGCTTTACGCGGAGCGGTTGCTGCGCTAA
- a CDS encoding BMC domain-containing protein, with product MKEKSIGLIELSSVASGFLVADTMLKAGNVRLILSRSICSGKYMVLIGGDAAAVRSAVESGAAAANGCLIDQFVITNVHEDVIAALGRTHPGEPTGALGILESFNVATLLQAADAAAKAASVTLMEIRLAMALGGKAFVTMTGDVGSVQAAVAAGKKIIADAGVLVNAVVISRPHPEVYREVI from the coding sequence ATGAAAGAGAAATCCATCGGTTTGATTGAGTTGTCCAGTGTGGCCAGTGGTTTTCTGGTGGCCGATACCATGCTCAAGGCGGGCAATGTGCGCCTGATTTTGTCGCGCTCCATCTGCTCCGGGAAATACATGGTGCTCATTGGTGGAGATGCCGCGGCGGTGCGCAGCGCGGTGGAATCGGGCGCGGCGGCGGCCAACGGCTGTTTGATTGATCAATTCGTCATCACCAACGTGCACGAGGATGTCATCGCCGCGCTGGGCCGGACGCATCCCGGGGAGCCTACGGGCGCGCTGGGCATCCTGGAATCGTTCAATGTGGCCACGTTGTTGCAGGCGGCGGATGCGGCGGCCAAGGCGGCCAGCGTCACGCTCATGGAAATCCGCCTGGCCATGGCCCTGGGAGGCAAGGCCTTTGTGACCATGACCGGCGATGTCGGCTCGGTGCAGGCGGCGGTGGCGGCGGGCAAAAAGATTATCGCCGATGCCGGGGTGCTGGTGAATGCCGTGGTCATTTCCCGCCCGCATCCGGAGGTGTATCGGGAAGTCATCTAA
- a CDS encoding polyprenyl synthetase family protein, whose protein sequence is MLAAETKAAQGSPPAAAGVNLSHAWKTLSAPVGPFLEEVSTRLTAQVAAFDPEIAAYAAEALQSQGKQLRPVLVGLSGRSLGELTEAHVTVAVIIEMVHLATLVHDDVLDEAQVRRGQPTLAAHWGNDISVLVGDCLFAHALQLAASFPTTEVCRAVSASTNTVCAGEILQTRQRRNFNFSQQEYFKVVGMKTGELFALSCDMGAYLSRAKPAQREALRAFGMALGTAYQVYDDCVDLFASEAEARKSLGTDLAKGKLTLPVLLLLERLEPAQRQKVQEWIEHWHPARLRDLLHIMARHEALEGAVAAIQQRLGEARQHLRMVPATPSRQGLEGLADLLGRQAEALRNTE, encoded by the coding sequence ATGTTAGCAGCCGAAACAAAGGCGGCCCAAGGCTCCCCGCCTGCGGCAGCCGGGGTGAATTTATCGCACGCCTGGAAGACCCTTTCTGCGCCGGTGGGGCCGTTTCTGGAGGAGGTCAGCACCCGGCTTACCGCCCAGGTGGCGGCCTTCGATCCGGAGATTGCCGCCTACGCCGCCGAAGCCCTGCAGAGCCAGGGCAAGCAATTACGGCCGGTGCTGGTGGGGTTAAGCGGCCGGTCGCTGGGCGAATTGACCGAAGCCCATGTCACGGTGGCGGTCATCATTGAGATGGTCCATTTGGCCACCCTGGTGCATGATGATGTACTGGATGAAGCCCAGGTGCGCCGTGGCCAGCCCACCCTGGCGGCCCATTGGGGCAATGACATCTCGGTGCTGGTGGGTGACTGCCTGTTTGCCCACGCCTTGCAACTGGCCGCCAGTTTTCCCACCACCGAGGTATGCCGCGCCGTTTCCGCCTCCACCAATACGGTGTGTGCCGGGGAGATTTTGCAGACCCGGCAGCGCCGGAACTTCAACTTTTCGCAGCAGGAATATTTCAAGGTGGTGGGCATGAAGACCGGCGAGCTGTTTGCGCTGTCGTGCGACATGGGCGCCTATTTAAGCCGGGCCAAGCCTGCCCAGCGCGAGGCTTTGCGGGCGTTTGGCATGGCGCTGGGGACGGCCTACCAGGTGTATGATGATTGCGTGGATTTGTTTGCCTCGGAAGCGGAGGCGCGCAAGTCCCTGGGGACGGATCTGGCCAAGGGCAAGTTAACCCTGCCGGTCTTGCTTTTGTTGGAACGCCTGGAGCCGGCCCAGCGTCAAAAGGTGCAGGAATGGATTGAGCACTGGCATCCGGCGCGGCTGCGGGACTTGTTGCACATCATGGCCCGGCACGAGGCGCTGGAAGGGGCGGTGGCGGCCATTCAACAGCGGTTGGGTGAGGCACGGCAACACCTGCGGATGGTGCCGGCCACCCCCAGCCGGCAGGGTTTGGAAGGGCTGGCCGATCTGCTGGGGCGGCAGGCCGAAGCCCTGAGGAATACCGAATAA
- a CDS encoding aldehyde dehydrogenase family protein: MAEGALQVETPPPPEFRLFIGGEWVAGEAVVAIRSPYDGQVAGLAHRAGAAHLEQAMHSAAQAFALTSRLPTYQRAAILEGVVAGLKTDREGLAQLIAREAGKPLKYARAEVGRAILTFTDAVEEAKRLRGEWLPLDLDAASEGRQGLVRRFPVGPVAAITPFNFPLNLVAHKVAPALACGSPIVLKPASQTPLTALRLAEIVQNAGAPPGSFHVVHCPGAMAETLATDPRMKYLSFTGSGGVGWRLRDLAGHKKVALELGGNAGVAVHADADLDYAAQRCAMGGFAYAGQTCISVQRIFVHRPVFDAFLEKFIACTRRLKVGDPLDEQTDVGPMISEAEAQRAWAWVEEAVREGAEMALGEQPRGTLMPPVILIRTTPAMKVNCQEIFAPVVTVGPYADWAEALRLINDSPYGLQAGIFTRDMPAIHQAFETLEVGGLLVNDVPTWRADVMPYGGWKESGLGREGVRYALEGMTERRIMVWKA, translated from the coding sequence ATGGCTGAAGGCGCCCTCCAGGTCGAAACTCCGCCGCCGCCCGAATTTCGCTTGTTCATTGGCGGCGAATGGGTGGCGGGCGAGGCGGTGGTGGCCATTCGCTCGCCCTATGACGGGCAGGTGGCCGGGCTGGCGCATCGCGCCGGCGCCGCTCATTTGGAGCAGGCCATGCACAGCGCTGCACAGGCCTTTGCCCTGACTTCCCGGCTGCCCACCTACCAGCGCGCGGCCATTCTGGAGGGGGTGGTGGCGGGGTTGAAAACCGACCGCGAGGGGCTGGCGCAGTTGATTGCGCGGGAGGCGGGCAAGCCGCTCAAATACGCCCGCGCCGAGGTGGGGCGCGCCATTCTCACCTTTACCGATGCCGTGGAGGAGGCCAAACGCCTGCGGGGCGAATGGCTGCCGCTGGATTTGGACGCCGCCAGCGAGGGGAGGCAGGGCCTGGTGCGGCGCTTTCCGGTGGGGCCGGTGGCGGCCATCACGCCGTTTAATTTTCCGTTGAATCTGGTGGCCCACAAAGTGGCCCCGGCACTGGCCTGCGGCAGCCCCATTGTGCTCAAACCGGCCTCCCAGACGCCGCTGACCGCTTTGCGCCTGGCCGAGATAGTGCAAAACGCCGGGGCGCCCCCCGGCAGCTTTCATGTGGTGCATTGTCCGGGGGCCATGGCGGAGACACTGGCCACCGATCCGCGCATGAAATACCTCAGTTTCACCGGCAGCGGCGGCGTGGGCTGGCGGTTGCGTGACCTGGCAGGACACAAGAAGGTGGCGCTCGAGCTGGGGGGTAACGCCGGCGTGGCGGTGCATGCGGATGCTGATCTGGATTACGCCGCCCAGCGGTGCGCGATGGGCGGTTTCGCTTACGCCGGGCAGACGTGCATCAGTGTGCAGCGCATTTTTGTGCACCGGCCGGTGTTTGACGCTTTCCTGGAGAAATTCATTGCCTGCACCCGCCGCCTGAAGGTGGGCGATCCGCTGGACGAGCAGACCGACGTGGGACCGATGATCTCGGAAGCCGAAGCCCAGCGCGCCTGGGCGTGGGTGGAGGAAGCCGTGCGCGAGGGAGCGGAAATGGCGCTGGGAGAACAGCCCCGCGGCACGTTGATGCCGCCGGTTATTTTGATCCGCACTACGCCGGCGATGAAAGTGAACTGCCAGGAAATCTTTGCGCCGGTGGTCACCGTGGGGCCGTATGCGGACTGGGCCGAGGCGCTGCGGCTGATCAACGACTCGCCCTACGGATTGCAGGCGGGGATTTTCACGCGCGACATGCCCGCCATTCACCAGGCTTTTGAGACGCTGGAAGTGGGCGGCCTGCTGGTCAATGACGTGCCCACCTGGCGGGCGGATGTCATGCCTTACGGCGGATGGAAGGAATCCGGTTTGGGGCGGGAGGGGGTGCGCTATGCCCTGGAAGGCATGACCGAGCGGCGCATCATGGTCTGGAAGGCATGA
- a CDS encoding pyridoxamine 5'-phosphate oxidase family protein, with protein sequence MDWNTPSLAALLAGIWERLELGAERREDAWHLAALATVDAGRPAVRTVVLRAADAERRALVFYSDARANKIQQLQIQPRVEWLFYDPVERIQLRARGVAVVHHQNAVAEEIWRARPDLNYLRYLSPLPPGTGLPAFLPPQVEVASEHELAFRNFAVVITTVERFDWLALFPDDTHKRAEFTWNGDGYDSRWMVP encoded by the coding sequence ATGGATTGGAACACACCAAGCCTGGCCGCCTTGCTGGCGGGCATCTGGGAACGCTTGGAGCTCGGGGCGGAACGCCGGGAGGATGCCTGGCATTTGGCGGCCCTGGCCACCGTAGATGCCGGCCGGCCGGCCGTGCGCACGGTGGTCTTGCGGGCGGCCGATGCCGAGCGGCGGGCCCTGGTGTTTTACTCGGACGCCCGGGCCAACAAAATCCAGCAACTGCAAATCCAGCCGCGGGTGGAATGGTTGTTCTACGATCCGGTGGAGCGTATTCAGTTACGCGCCCGGGGGGTGGCGGTGGTGCATCATCAAAACGCGGTGGCCGAGGAGATCTGGCGCGCCCGCCCGGATTTGAATTACCTGCGGTATCTTTCGCCCCTGCCCCCGGGGACGGGCCTGCCAGCGTTTCTGCCGCCGCAGGTGGAGGTGGCCTCGGAGCATGAGCTGGCCTTCCGCAACTTTGCCGTGGTGATTACCACGGTGGAGCGTTTTGACTGGCTGGCGTTGTTCCCAGACGACACCCACAAGCGGGCCGAATTCACCTGGAACGGGGACGGGTACGACTCGCGGTGGATGGTGCCTTGA
- a CDS encoding sigma-70 family RNA polymerase sigma factor, translating into MSDASPGRAASPAAASGSPPRPVDDLTLVRRAQRGDLEAFDQLIQRYQERIYSAIYHMTANHEDANDLAQETFIKAYRALPSFKGDATFFTWLYRIAVNKTLNYLRQRKNRVHLSLNDLDAQVENDPDLVALISDKTPRRDLNLAELQEKLNKAMLKLSDTHRMVVTLHDIQGLPHEEIARIMDCNEGTVRSRLFYARQQLQAYLAEFLT; encoded by the coding sequence ATGAGCGATGCTTCCCCAGGCCGGGCCGCCTCCCCGGCGGCAGCCAGCGGCAGCCCGCCGCGGCCGGTGGACGATTTAACCCTGGTGCGCCGCGCGCAGCGCGGGGATTTGGAGGCGTTTGACCAGTTGATCCAGCGGTATCAGGAGCGGATTTATTCGGCCATTTATCACATGACGGCCAATCATGAGGACGCCAATGACCTCGCGCAGGAGACCTTCATCAAGGCGTATCGGGCGCTGCCGTCCTTCAAAGGGGATGCCACCTTTTTCACGTGGCTGTATCGGATTGCGGTCAATAAAACGCTGAATTATTTGCGCCAGCGCAAAAACCGGGTGCATCTGAGCCTGAATGATCTGGATGCGCAGGTGGAGAATGATCCCGATTTGGTGGCCTTGATCAGTGATAAGACACCGCGGCGTGATCTCAACCTGGCCGAGCTGCAGGAAAAATTGAACAAGGCCATGTTGAAGTTGTCAGATACTCATAGAATGGTGGTCACGTTGCATGACATCCAGGGGTTGCCGCACGAGGAAATCGCGCGGATCATGGATTGCAACGAGGGCACCGTGCGCTCGCGCCTGTTTTATGCGCGGCAACAACTGCAAGCCTATTTGGCCGAGTTTTTGACCTGA
- a CDS encoding DUF1015 family protein produces MGLIQPFAAVRPRPELAARICAPPYDVLSTEEARALAEGNPLSFLWVSKPEIEFPPHHDPYAPEVYARGREHFQRLLRAGALVQEKAPAYYLYQQRMGRHVQTGLVAVASCAAYLEGQIKKHELTRPDKEDDRLRHIEVVGAQTGPAFLVYRAQPALDDFIARKIAEYPEVEFTAPDGIHHAAWTLREPADLEFIQRAFAAIPALYIADGHHRTAAAARLHQKRGGGPAAWFLAVIFPHHQMQILPYNRVLKDLNGLTPAALWQRLHTVLEVLPGSSAQPAEKHELSLYVEGRWHRLRWKAGVTATSQAVERLDAALLQRLVLGPIFGIDNPRTSQRIAFIGGIRGTAELERLVNSGEYAAAFSLHPTTIEDLMQVADEGGIMPPKSTWFEPKLRDALFIHLV; encoded by the coding sequence ATGGGTCTGATTCAACCATTTGCGGCGGTCCGCCCACGTCCCGAACTGGCAGCGCGCATTTGTGCGCCGCCCTACGACGTGCTTTCCACGGAGGAAGCGCGCGCCCTCGCCGAAGGCAATCCGTTGAGTTTCCTGTGGGTCAGCAAGCCTGAGATTGAATTCCCCCCCCATCACGACCCCTACGCTCCCGAGGTCTATGCCCGCGGCCGCGAGCATTTCCAGCGGTTGCTGCGCGCAGGCGCCCTGGTGCAGGAAAAAGCGCCGGCCTATTATTTATATCAGCAGCGCATGGGCCGCCACGTGCAGACCGGCCTGGTGGCGGTGGCCAGTTGCGCCGCCTACCTCGAAGGCCAGATCAAAAAGCACGAGCTGACCCGACCGGACAAGGAGGACGACCGCCTGCGCCATATCGAAGTGGTGGGCGCGCAAACCGGACCGGCCTTTCTTGTGTATCGCGCCCAGCCCGCCCTGGACGATTTCATCGCCCGTAAAATTGCCGAATACCCCGAAGTCGAATTTACGGCACCCGATGGCATCCACCATGCCGCCTGGACCCTGCGCGAGCCGGCGGACCTCGAGTTCATCCAGCGTGCCTTCGCGGCGATTCCCGCGCTCTATATTGCTGATGGCCATCACCGCACGGCGGCGGCGGCGCGTCTTCATCAAAAACGGGGGGGCGGCCCGGCGGCCTGGTTTTTAGCCGTGATTTTCCCGCATCATCAAATGCAAATCCTCCCCTACAACCGGGTGCTCAAAGATTTGAACGGCCTGACGCCGGCCGCCTTGTGGCAACGTCTGCATACCGTGCTGGAGGTGCTGCCCGGAAGCTCCGCCCAACCGGCCGAAAAACACGAACTCAGCCTGTATGTGGAGGGCCGCTGGCACCGGCTGCGCTGGAAAGCGGGCGTCACCGCCACCTCCCAGGCCGTGGAGCGCCTGGACGCGGCGCTCTTGCAACGCCTTGTGCTGGGACCCATTTTTGGCATAGACAATCCCCGCACCAGCCAGCGCATCGCTTTCATCGGCGGCATCCGCGGCACGGCCGAATTGGAGCGCCTGGTGAATAGCGGGGAATATGCCGCGGCTTTCTCGCTCCATCCCACCACCATCGAGGACTTGATGCAGGTGGCGGACGAAGGGGGAATCATGCCCCCGAAGAGCACCTGGTTTGAACCCAAGTTGCGCGACGCTCTCTTTATTCACCTGGTTTAA